The Falco biarmicus isolate bFalBia1 chromosome 1, bFalBia1.pri, whole genome shotgun sequence DNA segment AATGTCTGTTTAACTCCCTTGTATGACTGGATAAAACCTTGCTGTGATGGCTCATGCAGAGTTGACTTGGAAAAGGAACCCtccaggcaaaaaaaccctccaaatgTTAATGGCAATAGCAAAGACTACTGGAAACTTTTGTAAAATGTAATCAGGAAACGTAAAATTGTATAACTAAAGGATAAGATTAATGGTTGGTATTAGAGAGATTCAATTTTGTGTATggtgtttttctgctgtttatcTATCTTCTTTATAGGAGGACAGCAAAATGTTAACTCTTTGCAGTGTGCAAAATGAGCCTGTATAGCTTTCATCTTTTTGATCACTATGATAACTTACAGATAATGTATTGCTGTTGTTATTGCAGATAATGGATATTTTGTATTGATTTTGACTATTTTGGCAGTGAAACGGGATAAACAATTACCCTAAAAATTAAACCTTCTATTAGCTAGTTGGTCATGAAGAATCTGGAGTGTGGTTTACAGTGTAACTGTCCTCTAGAGAttgctttcagcttctttaaAGCATCCACTGCTGAAATAAGATAGGAAGGAGATTGAAGACTGGACTGAGTGCTCATTTGGTTTGTGACAGTCGTAAATTAGGGAGTATGCAGGCAATAATGCTTCAGTATCTctgattggttttttttttttgttgttgtttttgttattttcattaacaCTGACATACAGCTTGTGACATGAGTTCTATATTTATGTCTTGCAGAGACTCCTCCCTGGAAAGGTTTTGAAGTCTCTGTTATTAAACAGCTCATAATTTCCGGACAACAGTTAGAAGCAGATGTCAGACTTCCTATGCCCTATTATGGTATCATAAAATCAGGGCTAGAACCTAAACAGAAGAATCGCTCCATGAAACTTCAGGATATTCAATATATACTGAAAAATGACTTAAAGGTGACTTCCAGGGTTGGTAGgctttcatgtatttaaaacaacagTTTTGTGTCCATTCAGattcaagttttatttcttaaatctaTATGGGAGGCAATCCAAACATTGAGTATCCTGAGGCAAACCACCTTAAAAGTGAAGGTAGAGACAATGAACTGTCAAATATAGTTGtcttttgttccattttttgtATTGCAGGATTTAGTTAAGTCTCAAACTGGTTGTGCTGATGAAGTGTCAAAAGCGCAAAGACCGGCTGTTTTTGCAGATGTGAACATCTGTTTGGCATCAGCTTTTAGCTACCAAAAGAGCACACAAGAGTTGCAGGGAAAACAGATAACTGAGGCTGGTAAGTTTCTCTACCAAGATGTCAGGTGTCCCTCCCTTAGCATGTTCCTCAGTTTAGTTAAACAACTAAAATGTGACACTTACAGATTTTATGACTTAGCTTGAAAATAGCAAGCAGTCAGCTTTGGAGTCTAGCTACCACCCTAATTGTTAATCTAAACTCAAGACTGTAAGACTGGTTAATATTTGAAGTTCACACACTCTGTTTTCAGCAGTGGTATTAAATGTTGCTTATGTAATCTCTGAAAGACATTAGCTCCTAAATTTACAAAAGCAGTGTGTTTGGACATCTGGAGAAAAGGCTTAACActtataaacacatttttcagacaGCTCTACTGCCCCGAGGTACTCTCTTTTTCCTGAGGAGAGTATTGCTTTAGTGGAGCAAGAGGCATCAACCAATCTACAGCCGGTTGCACAGGACAAAAATTGTGGTGTAGCTCCTGAACTCCACACGGCTCTCAGTGTCAGTGATATGGATGACAGCCTCTGTAGCTTTGAAATCAATGAAATCTTTGCCAGTTACCCAGAACTTCATGAAGACTTCCTGGAAGAAGGAGTTGGATTAGGTCAAGCTCTGAAGGATGAAAAAAGGCAGCGAAAGGAAGAATATAAGGCTACCCTCAGAGACCTGTATGCATCCCCTCAAGTGCGCTGTGAGGAAGAGCCAGTTCACGAGGAAGGTGGCTTTTCAGAATCGGGTACAGAGTACActacagaggaggaggagagggtaAGTGAGGCCTCTGATGTATGCATGCTGGCACAGGTGAGAGGAGATGCTGGGAGAAGAATGAGTAGTCTGGCCCAAAATGAGCAGCACACCAGCAAGTGTGTCCTTAATTTAAAGATTGTCCAGAGCCTgttgcagcaggcagcagattCCATGTGCAGAATGGAGGAGAAACTGGACAAATTAAAGGccaccaaaaagcaaaagaagctgCTCCAGGAAATCGGAATGAATCAGCTTTCTAAGCAATTTTTTCAAGACAGACACTGGAAGAGACCTGATGATACTTCCCAAAACACGAATAGCCCTTTTTCTggagttaatatttttttatggaaGGCTATAGGTCCACCATCAAGTGACTATATTCCACCATTGATAACGTGTCAGGCACAAGGAGCACTGGATGGAGACCATTTCCAAGCTGTTTCAAAGACAGCCATGGATATGGAGgcaattcaaaatgaaaagtggAAGTGCTTTCATGAGAATTATAGGAGTGAAAATGGAAACAACGATCACAATCTCGCCTTCAGTGTGGAGAAAAGCCTGAATGATCAAATGAGCCTAGACCATGAGGTAAAGTGTTAAGCAGGGGGACTGTATATATCGCTTCTGTATTCCTTAGAAGGTAAAGAGATGTAGTTATGGATGGCGTCCAAGAGGAGGGATGAATCTGTCTCTTAAAATATATACACTTACTGtgtacattatatatatatatatatatatatatatgaatgaaAACAGTCAGCTCAGCAGTGCaattgaattttcttctttctccctacCCCCTAGTTCAGTCAGGAGGGAATAAAATCCTGTATGAAAATGGAGGTGGGACTGTCAGGGAAAAGGGCAAGCGGagacagatttttgtttgtatgcTTAGTTCTGGTGGTCTAAGCTGTTGTTAGTAACAGCTTCTAGATAGCTTTCATTATTAAATACCAGTCACTGACAATGCTTAGcccaaagagagagaaattaatgTACTTACATAGGAATAATCTTGAGTCATTGAGGTCCACTCATCTGTGAATTACATGTTACGACTGTCTGCCTGCGTATATATGAAACCTCCTGTAATTCCAGGGCAGAGTTTTTACTAGGCTAGGGCCTGGAGTTACCATCCTTTCTTATGAGCAGTGCTACTAAAGTATAACCTAGGGAATAAAGTTTGCATGGTCTTGTTCTTGGTATATCTCATAGACATCTCAACTAGTAATTACTGGAATACATGAAGTGTGCTGAATCATGGCTTGTTGGACTCATTTCAGCATTTACTCCCACGTGTATCTGtaagatgcaaaaaaaagttCAACTTGCAGTGTCAGAGAGGAGGTGATTCACATTCTGCAGCAAGTGGAAGTGAAGAAGAGAGGTGGTGAGTTTTGATCGTATTCACAGAAGAGTTAATTCTAGCAGATTCATCTTTACACAGCCACTGTTGAAAGTAGGCACATCCAGGATCAAGGATGGCATTAGATGTTTTTTCAGTAAGTGAAAAGCCATCTGTCCAGTTAGGGCCCTACTGTGAGTCACtgtcagctgcagagctgacGGGGTAACTGCTGCGACAGGGCAGTTGCTTTTAGAGTGGCATTCAGACAGATTTCAGATGCCTCTCTGATGAAGGTCAGTGGTCCAAAACTGTAACAGTGCCTAAGGAGAGCAACCTAGTAAGTTACTAGTAAGGGTGGttctcctccctctgcagagcctcatTCAATACTTAGTAGAAATAGTTTGGTGTCGGACTAGGACCTATGTTAGAGGCTGTGGAACAGTCTTGCTAAACCTAGTGAGGACAGAGTATCCATCCATTACTGTTACatttactgtgctttttaatgttgtccctttgtatttctctgtgtgGGTAGAAAGTACATGTTAAGAGCTCTTGGCAAAACTTGTCCAAATTAATCTATTAGTGGGAAAGATGGAGACCAATACCTCCTTCAGTGTTCAGGTCAAATCAGTCAGGAAAACCATTGCAGTTTTTAAGTTGATTCATGACCCAGTTGGATCAGTAGGACCTGTTGGTAAAGGACATACCTGGTTAGAACAACAATCGGCCAGATGTTTCGTGTGGTTAGATGGTCAAGTGAACAAGCTCTGGATTGGAATCAGATTGGAGGCAGGATTGTTGGTATTCAAGTCTGAAGTTCTGAGTATCTTCAGTTGTCCACTGATCACCTTACTGACCGGAATAAAACACATCTACATGGCATTCCTTGTCTGTTAGTGTTTATATAGATACATCATCTGAAGGCAGTTGACAGCTCTTGAAATCTAGATTTTCATGTACAGCTTGTCTGGTTAATCTATAATAGACCTAAATAACTGTCTGTGCTTTCTAAGTTTCTTACGGCTCAATCTGCTAGTTCTGTTGGATTCTTAAAACATGTGTGCTCTCAGCcttttaattaacattaaaaCAACTTCTAGTCTTTTACTGACTTGGGAATACTTAATACACTTGTGCGTTAACGGAGTTTGATGCGTTTCATAACGATTTATTATAGGTGCTATCCAAAATCAAGATCTGAAATTTACAGTACAAAAATAAGTGAGGAGAGAAGGATGATTCAATCAGAATGGAGGAGTAAGTAAATCCATGTTAACTTGGCATTAATGTTAGCAAGTCTTACTGCAGTGCATTGAAATTTACACATTTTCTTACTTAAGAAAGGTCTCTCTGCCTTAATTGCTGAAGCTGTTCTTGGATGAAAACCAAATGAGTAGGATCCTGTGTCTTGCACATTCAGGgcataaaataattacaatgcCATTAAAATGGCTTGAATATAAAGCTCAAggtatttctgttcctgttttggAGGATGTCAGGGAGGGACAGCATAGGAATTTAGAACGGGTAGTATAGCAATGACCAGTGGATGGCAGTACAGGCATGAATAATTGCAAGCTTAACGAAAATGGTTCAGGTAAAGACTTGTCCATATCAATTTATGCAGGTTTTAAGCTTTCCTTAAAATAGAAGGAAGTGTTTAGCTCTTCTCGTGATAAAGGATTTTATGGGTTATAACTTCAGCATTTCCAAGTCTGCAGATACAATGAAACAGAGGGTATGCTTTAAAAAGTCCAGATTCTGTTGTGTCAGCTGgtaattttgttcattttgtgtAGCTGAAGTAAAGCAAATGGCCAGAAGAGTGGCCTCAGGACAGCTAGAACTTGGCTGTCTGTATCCAGCAAGTGACTATACATCTGAAAGTGAAGCAGAGGGTATAAAGGAACCCTTTCAACATGTCACTGTTAGAGTCCAAAAAAGTAAAGACCAACAAAGATACAGATGGCAGACTGGTGATCCGGGCAGTGAGGATAGATCTGAATCTGAGGAAAGTGATCTGGAGTCTGCATTCAGAAGTTCTGGAGGTAAGGttgaaaaaccaaaaataatttcttctcttttgtctctctgttttccagcagattTCAGCTGCTGTGATTTTGTTACAATAATTGTCAATTTTACCTTCTAGAGTCTTGCCCCCAAAGCATGCCAATCACTCAGTCATTGGTGAACATAAATAATAGACTGGGTATTACATGTTAATAGGTGGAGGTAACATCCAGTGAGCTTGGAGGCCCTTCATTGTCATTGATTACTATCTACCAGCATGGGAGACAGGCAGCTCTCAAATCCATCAGTATGCTTTcacacttctgtttctttcagttgGACTGCAGAGATGCTTTTTCTGTAGCAGCACAGTGGGTAGTGCTTTTGTAATAGTTACAGATGAAGGAATAAGGAAAACTTCACATGCCTAGATTAAGGACGTGAGCATTTAAATGTCATTTCTCCATGTTCCTGACAGACAATGTAGTTTTACTGTCTACTCATTGATATTCCATTAGTGGTTCAGATCACTCACTTCATGTTATTACCTAATAATTTTGTTCCATTCTGACATCCTAGGGAGAAGTTGCCAGTCGCCATCACAAGATGAAGTGGAGCCTGGAATAGCTATTCATATGAATTCAGTCCTTCCTCAGCAAGCTGAGAATCCCTCTAGAGTATGTATAGTAATCCAAGAAATCTCATTGCAGCTAGTTATCTGTAAAACCGTTTAGCCTGGTCTCTCCATGTTGCACAGTGAACTACCACAACAGCTGATCTTTTCAGGTGGTCTAACAATCCCCCgcctcccctttttttttttttttttgtttgattctATAAACAATCAAGGTAATGTaaggagaggagcaggaggtaGGCTGAAACTCAACAAATACAATGACAATTTCAATTTCATGCAGTATTTGTTAACGTTATTGACTAAAATGTATATTAATAGAGAGTGGAGAAAGCATCTCATATGATGATGTCTTTCACAGGTACATTCATTCATACGTTGTTCCCTTAATTCATCTCCTGATGTGTCTGAAAAATTCTTGACTCCTGATCCTGATTATTTCTCTCCTCCTACTGCTCAGAGAAGTTCAGAACTAGAggtaaaaataacagaaaagacagaaatgaagCCTGTGTCAAGAATGTTGGAAGTAAGTTACGCAACATGTGGTTTTATTATGCTCCCATTTGATCTGAAGAAGAGCTGTAGAAAACAGCAGAATGatagtttttattctttcttttcttttgaaaaaatacttacaaataAAGATTTACCTAAAAGAAAATTCTAATcctgttcttttaaaacacGTACCCTCACctgaataaaactgaaaaacaaaaaaacccccaaacaactAAAACCCTGACTCCTAAAACACCAGGGGCATGTTTTCTGTAACTTGTTTACTAGGCAGTTAAATAATCTGTGGCTGAGCAGTTTTAGGCATTCATAATCTCAGCCTTGCCTTCGCAGCTCTCTCAACTATAGTACTCAATAGTCTTAAAAGAATCTTCATTCATTTCTTGATTCAAAACTATTGTATGTACTGTTCAATCCAATCCGTGCTATTTGCTGATAAACTCTTGAATTCAAAAGTTTCTCTCCATTTTGATTGTTGTGAACATCATCCTGTGAGAGTTGTCCTACCTTTCACAGCTTGTCTGGGAGAAACtgaatttgcttcctttttcccccctccttcaGACCTCAGATGCTGGGGACAAATTAGAAGATGCTTGTGAAAGATTTTTGCAGAAACTGTTACCTGAAGACGCAGGATCAGGTGCTCAGGTTTCAggtaaatttgctttttcttttgaaggcaCTTTTGAGTCAGGCAGACAAAGTGGTTTTGCACTTAAATTTTTGTCAGCAGCACTCCTCTGTCAGAAGGCTGGAGCTTGATTCTTCAGGGTCACTTGGTCTCTTACTCATTATTTTAGTAAGAGTTCAGGACACTCAGGattttggaaaattttggaAGGTTTGGGATTTGCAGTCACTGAAATATTGTTGAATGCGATGATTATGTTGCtgtgtttcagtgaaaaaaaaacagaacaaaactcaTTTGCAATCATTTTGTTTTTACCCTAGGGCTAAGATGAATCTTTTTATGCAGCTTGCTGTGGTGCTGGAAACTGAATTAGGCTTGTATTTACACATTAATATTCTTATTGCTGGAAGGATCTTGAGCTTAACCGTAAGAGCTGACACTGTGTGCGTGCAGAATAATGGAAGGATCATCGTTGTTTCTCTAGTCTGTTGCCTCTCAGCTCGAATTTGTAAATGTTGTGGTATTCCCCAGTGCTTCAGTGGTTGACTATCTGGCAGCTGTATGTTTATGAAAATGCGTCTTTAAAACACATTTGTCTTTTCACAACAACAAAGGTTACaagaaccaaaaaaattaataaagttgCAATTTCCTGTTCAATGAGTTGTAttgcttgcttttgtgtttgcaaAACCCAGTAAGAGGGAACATTTGTTATTTGTattcaggaggaaaaatgctattctgcagcacagcagtgcgGAACTCTGGCAGTAACACGCTAGGAGTGAATCAACTCAGCCATATGCCTGTAGCCAGGTACGTAGACTTACTTTCACCCTTACTTCAAGCATAGGTTAGGTTATAAAGTGTGCTCtctttttgtaattttgctTACATATCTAATATTCAAATAAGATGCCGCCACTGGTAATGATCATCTACATGTCGTTGTTCCTTGCCAAGAAAATACTAAAAGGACTTTAACAAGTCTCGTGGGATTTTGTCTTTTACAGTGTTcagttgtggttttggtgggggttttctgttttgtttttgcttaaTGAGGGagcaaaaataggaaaataagtCATGTATGTATTACAATTCCTTTTACACTGATAAGCGACAGTCTCAAACAGAGCACAGATAATTCAAATTAAGGCTTCAgtcatctgttttaattttgttgtgcTTCGGTTTTGGAGCTCAAGCGGCATGAAGATCatgcctttttcctttgtgtggGAGCAATCCGATGCAATTATGCTCACTGTATCTTGCCTCCAGGTAACCTCAGCCTACACTTGGAGACTTCAGTCTCATCTGTCAAATGTGGGGTGTTTATATCCAGTATTTTTGTAAATCTTATATTCTACTAATACACAGAGATGTTGGTTAGACTCACCACCTCACACTGCAAGGGGTACTTTCACTTAAAGTGAAACACTCCTCACCCTGAAGTTCTTAAAAAAAGCCCTTAGCCTCCCTATAGCTTAGCTTTCATTGTGTTCCTCCTGAGTTAGCAGCTGCTCACTTTCTCTGAGCGTGGTCTGCCTCAGAGAGAAGGTAGTCCTTTAAAAATTTTGTGAGAGTGAAGactaaatacatttattttcataattctCTGAGAGGATGAGTGAATATAATATGACCTTTCTTCCCTCATTCCAGTGTTGAAGCAGCACCAGAAGTGATACTGTGGGAGCCACCGgaagaatgcaaagaaaaagatgagtAAGAGCCACAGACCATTTTATATCAAAATTTCAGCAGTTGGTTATTATCATTGTAAAAGTTTTGTGTTGATGCAAAACAGGGAGTTGAGACAGACCAAAACTGAGAGACATCTGTCTGAagtattaaagaaatattttcttgtgaTAAATTGGGAGATTGGTATAAAAGAGCTATCGCATACAGTTGTTTgaagtattttcatatttataggTAATTAACTTAGTGTTAATCTGGCTGTGCTTGTTGACATTAAAGTATTAGAATTCCTTGTTTCTTCTGTCCATGtgacacagaagaaatgaaattactttaaagaGCAAATTGTTAGTATGTagctaaattaattttacaacAAAAATAGTCTTGTGATTGAGATTCTCAGGGAAGATTTGCAGAACAGGTTTGTGACTTAACTAGTAAAGTTAGTTCTTTTTACAGATAATGGGGATTTGCATAGAAATTAGTGATTTGGCAGCAGTGGGCATCTGTTCATTTCATGCTCTTCTGAGGACTATGTAATCCAGGGTGTATCTGCAGAAGATGTTGGTTTGCTTAATAtaatcccagccctgcagacactTAAGAATTTTTATGACTTAGGTGGACATCACTGGCTCTGCAGATCTTTAGCAGTTTCAGTTTATCTGAGTAATTCTTTTAAAGGCTCCCAAGAcctacattttgttttaattaatggatcattaatttttgttaaaCTTTGAGGTCTTCACGTGGCTTTGGAGAGACTTTTGTACCTAGTGGTTCACATTTGAAGTTCTTGCGCTTTCTGGAGGCAGTGTCCTGAGCTTGCTTTTATAGAGGTgttattaaaattaagaaatccTGTAAAGGAGgggaaagcaaataattaacttttttctgtttctgcaagaTTATCAAAAAAGGTGATCTTTAGCCTTCCCAGAATTCTGTGGGAAGTTTTCAAAGGGAATGTCTTGTCTCCTTTCTCGAAAACTAgataaaactgaataaaattaaagaacCTGAATATAGCAGAATTTAGTGATTCACAAGTGTAGGAAGTGGCTATTCTAACTGTCAGAACATCTTTCAATACTTCAGATCAGTGACAGATATTCAGGATTTGTCGAGTATCCCCTATGAGCAAGAGAACTATTACAGAGATGTAGACTGTAAAACGCCCAGAGTGAGTCATGTGCCAACAAGCGTCAGCACTCCGCTCAGCTCAGGTaactgcagagggaaaaggaaggaccCGTGAATTACTTAACCTTTCTGTGCCAGGAGTCAGACCTTTCTACCGAGATGTGCTGATACAAAAATCACTGATGTGAATCATGGAAACTCCATTCACATCATACCGATGCAGAAATGTCAGGCTTGGAATATGTAACCACAAGAAATGCTGTACCTGTTGTTTGAAATCTCATTGTTTTGGTCTGGATAGTTGCAACTTTGCAGTTAGAGCCTGTTTGGTCAAAATAAATCTCTAACATAGGGCTAAAGGAGAATTTATGGGGACACAGCTGAACACACTACTATCTGAAAGGTCTCCAAAGGATGATTACTTGGTAGTTAATTGTAGCCTTCATAAAtcagaaattgttttattaGACATTTAGGATTTATTTGGAGTGTTACATGCAGATTTTATCATTTTGAAGACAGACAATGTAATAAGTACTTAGTTTGTTCTGAGTGTTAATTAAGTGATCTCGACATTTGTTGAACTCAAGTGTTATTTATGAGCCATGAATTATCATTTGCTTTGTACTTGCATTAATTTGGTGTAATAGTCAAAATTTCTTAATTGGCAAAGTTTtgcataaataatttctgaggTGGAGCTTCTAGGTAATCAGTTTGG contains these protein-coding regions:
- the TEX14 gene encoding inactive serine/threonine-protein kinase TEX14, which gives rise to MAHALPLPIPCPVQLGSMKGDSLEAQLHEYVRQGNYVKVKKLLKKGVFVDAVNSMGQTSLFTAALLGLDKIVDVLLDYGSDTNHRCYDGSTPVHAAAFSGKQWILSKLLDEGGDLRVHDKDGKNPQYWAMSAGKESSTRMLEFIQRCTFHMQAAVQKFPSDLLRKVGSSKALVCSPSRFGGLVQGNADSPLGRFLKHGANAAKNIYSFGFGKFYLAGNGHLGYLTSLPIIGEKDVVQADDEPAFSYHVGPYMIMSNLMWGGSRVTVKELSFEPHQSCSKLRLADLLIAEQEHSSKLRHPHLLQLMSVCLSSDLEKTRLVYERVNFGSLYSILHERRTEFPVLHIETILHVLLQISDALRFLHSRGFIHRSVTSYAIQIVSSGEAKLCNLEYMIESRDGGEHSDLTRIPVPVQLYKWCSPEVILEKVVTVKSDIYSFCTVLQEALTETPPWKGFEVSVIKQLIISGQQLEADVRLPMPYYGIIKSGLEPKQKNRSMKLQDIQYILKNDLKDLVKSQTGCADEVSKAQRPAVFADVNICLASAFSYQKSTQELQGKQITEADSSTAPRYSLFPEESIALVEQEASTNLQPVAQDKNCGVAPELHTALSVSDMDDSLCSFEINEIFASYPELHEDFLEEGVGLGQALKDEKRQRKEEYKATLRDLYASPQVRCEEEPVHEEGGFSESGTEYTTEEEERVSEASDVCMLAQVRGDAGRRMSSLAQNEQHTSKCVLNLKIVQSLLQQAADSMCRMEEKLDKLKATKKQKKLLQEIGMNQLSKQFFQDRHWKRPDDTSQNTNSPFSGVNIFLWKAIGPPSSDYIPPLITCQAQGALDGDHFQAVSKTAMDMEAIQNEKWKCFHENYRSENGNNDHNLAFSVEKSLNDQMSLDHEHLLPRVSVRCKKKFNLQCQRGGDSHSAASGSEEERWCYPKSRSEIYSTKISEERRMIQSEWRTEVKQMARRVASGQLELGCLYPASDYTSESEAEGIKEPFQHVTVRVQKSKDQQRYRWQTGDPGSEDRSESEESDLESAFRSSGGRSCQSPSQDEVEPGIAIHMNSVLPQQAENPSRVHSFIRCSLNSSPDVSEKFLTPDPDYFSPPTAQRSSELEVKITEKTEMKPVSRMLETSDAGDKLEDACERFLQKLLPEDAGSGAQVSGGKMLFCSTAVRNSGSNTLGVNQLSHMPVASVEAAPEVILWEPPEECKEKDESVTDIQDLSSIPYEQENYYRDVDCKTPRVSHVPTSVSTPLSSEEKIPIAFDKHKHCYEVASDSSFCGSEEISAVSRTFTTAYEEGRSTGIPSVASGVCSSKLNEPDGLPVVASSLRNTRKASAVSEAPNQLIDDLPPPVQELLDEIEYLKQQDSIAQDFEEKGLYDCGVQTNVPERIKREDKESKTESERSAKRNHSLWTKESFNLAEETERVHSTLDDILERMLCASPGDEEIQEPPQGHALGAASLQDPEDVGRTKAVEECGARGRAPESCADMHPEDQKFHSQEEQSSSLPFRIIVLDQSSPT